Genomic segment of Hymenobacter aquaticus:
TCTTCCTGCTGTCGGATGCCTTCACGTTTGCCGCCTTCCTGACAACCTACGGGTTGATGCGCCACCGCCACCTGGCTTACGCCGGTGACCACAAAGACTTTGTGTTCTCCACGGCGTACTGGCCCATTCCGGACAAAGTATTCAACTCCTTCCCCGGTCTGCACGGCTACGACCTGCCGCTGGCTTTCGTGGCGTTGATGACGATGATCCTGATCTTCAGTTCCGTAACGATGGTACTGGCCGTAGAAGCCGGTCACCGCATGGACAAGGCTGACGTGCAGAAATGGCTGTTGTGGACCTTGCTCTTCGGCGCGACGTTCGTGAGCTGCCAGGCCTGGGAGTGGAGCCACTTCATCAGTGGTACTGATGCCGGCACCAAGATGCTGGACGGCACGATTTTCCACGGAGCTAACCTGCAGATGAATGAGTACGGTCCCGTACTGTTCGCCGATCTGTTCTTCTTCATCACCGGTTTCCACGGCACCCACGTATTCAGCGGCCTGGTGTTGCTGACCTGGGCCTTCATTGCTACCACCAACGGTACGTTTGAGAAGCGCGGCCACTACGAGATGGTGGAGAAAATCGGTTTGTACTGGCACTTTGTAGACCTGGTGTGGGTATTCGTATTCACCTTCTTCTACCTCGTTTAATACGAACTAGACTCGTCTTTTTTCCTTCGCTTTTACTTCCTTACGCATATGGCTCATCACGCAACTGACCACACCCAGCCAACCGGTGAGATTCCGCGCCCCGTCACGGGCTGGATCTGGAAAACGTTCTTCGTTCTGGTAGGCGTTACGGCCCTCGAGTTTGCCGTAACCTTCATTATGGACCCCAGCACCTTCCGGAACTCGATTCTGATTGTGCTGACCATCTTCAAGGCTTTCTTCATCGTGGCGGAGTTCATGCACCTCAAGCATGAAACCAAGGGCCTGATCTGGTCGATTCTGGTGCCGATGGCGCTGCTGATCTGGCTGATGGTGGCTCTGATTACCGAGGGCTCGGCTATTGGCGAGGCCATCTACAACGCCTTTAAGTAAGCAATGCGGCCCAAGCAAACCCTGGTTCTGGGCCTCATTCTGCTCTTGCCGGTACTAGCGTTTTTGTTTCTAAAAACCTTCGGTACTAATCGTTTCGCGCTGCCAACGTACCTGCCCGACCGTGTCGATTCGACGCAGGTGGGCGGGGAGTGGCAGCGCGATACTGTTTTTCATACCCTGCGTGATTTTCGCCTGCCTTCCCAGTCGGGGCGCGTGGTAAGCCAGCAGGACCTGAAAGGCGGGCTGTACGTGGCCAGTTTCTTTTTTGCCACCTGCCCCGGCGCCTGCCCCAAGGTCAATAGCCAGCTGATGCGGGTGCAGGAGAAGTTCCGCAAAGAGCCCCGCGTGAAGCTCGTGTCTTTCACCGTCGACCCCGAGCACGACTCGGTGGCGGTGCTGGCCCGCTACGCCGAGCGGTACGGTGCTATTGCCGGCAAGTGGTTTTTCCTGACCGGCAACAAAGCTGAGCTGTACCGGTTAGCAACGGAGGAGTTTCGCCTGCCCGCGCCCGCGGGAGCCGCCCCCGGCATCGTGCACAGCCAGAACCTGTACCTGGTGGACCGCAACCACCAGGTGCGGGGCATTTACGACGGCACCAAGCCGCGGGAGGTAGAGCGCCTCATCACCGAAATCAGCGTTTTGCTGTACACCTATGACCACGACAAGTCCGGTCACTAATCCAGCGGGTGGTAATGCCCGGATTAAGGCCATTATGATCATCCTGGGAGTGGCTATACCAGTGGTAGTAGCCATTCTGCATTTTTTCTCCAAGTCATTTCACATTGCCGGCGCGCAGGTCAAGTTCCTGCCGGCCGTCAATGCCGTGCTGAACTCCCTGACGGCAGTGTGTCTGCTACTGGGCTACTACTTCATCCGGCAGAAGCAGGTGCTCAGGCACCGGGCCATGATGGGTACCGCCTTCCTGCTGGGGGCCTTGTTCCTGGTGTCGTACGTGATGTACCATTCCCAGGTCGAATCGACGAAGTTCGGGGGGGAAGGCCTGATTCGCGGCGTGTACTACTTTATCCTGCTCAGCCACATCCTGCTGGCCGCCGTGACGGTGGGCCTGGTGCTGTTTACGCTGTACTTTGCCCTGACCGAGCAGTTTGCCAAACACCGCCGCATTGCCCGCTGGACCTTTCCCATCTGGCTTTACGTTTCCGTAACGGGCGTTATCGTGTACTTCATGATTTCGCCGTACTATACCTGAGTTGCAGGCAACTTTTTCTCACGCAGTTGGTTTTCAAAGAGATGAAAAAGATAGGAGCTGGATTATTCGCCCTGATGCTGGCCGTGCTGCTGAGCCTGGCTCCGCTGGCCTCGCAGGCGCAGTGCACCATGTGTAAAACGCAGGTGGAAGCGGCCCGCACCGAAAAGGACGCCTACGATACCTCGGGCCTGAACAAGGGCATCGTGTACCTGATGACGATTCCGTACCTGCTCATTGGCACGGTGGGCTACTTCTGGTACCGCAACAGCCACAAGAAGAAATAATGGCGGAGCCCTCTTCCACGGGGTGGGCCCTGCTGAATCTGAAGTGTCCGCGGTGCCACCGCGGACCTTTGTTTAAGTACTCGGCCCTGAATCTGACGAAGTTCGACGACATGTACGAGGCGTGCCCCGACTGTGGGCAGCATTACGAGCCGGAAGTGGGATTTTACTGGGGTGCCATGTACGTCAGCTACGGCTTCTCCGTAGGCATTGTGGTGCTGGTGGGCGTGCTGCTCTACTACCTGGCCCACGACCCGCCGGTTTGGGTGTACGTCAGCACCGTGGCCGCGGCCGTGCTGCTGCTCACGCCGCTGCTGTTTCGCTACGCTAGGGCCGTGATGCTATACTTCTTCGGCGGCGTCCACTACAAGCCGCCCCGTTGAAGCCCTGCCCCGGCTGCCGGAAATAGGAAATGCCGCCAATTGGCGGCATTTTTGTTTGGGCTGCCTCCCGATTCGCGCCGTATTTTTATCGATTACCGTATCTGCCGCTGTTGAAGTCGTCCCGTTTTTCTCCGCTTGTTCTGCTGCTGGCTGCCTGCATTTGCTTTGTGGGCGCCTACCTCAGCAACCGTTTTGGAGCGCGGGCCTCCGGCGTGCTGGTACACACCGACGTGGTGCGCCTCCAGAACCTGGTGGAAGGAGCCGAGCACACGGCCCAGCGGGAAGCCAATGAAGTAGCCCGCCGCCTGCAGAGCGGGGAGCTGAACTTTGGTACGCTCGTCGGCCATACCACCTATCCGTGCTTCGTCTTCCGGGGCGAAAAACTCCTGTACTGGTCGGACCACACGACGCGGCCCGAGCCGGAGAATGCCGCCCAGAGCTTCCGCGAGAAGCTGGTGGAAATGCGCTTTGGCTACTACCTGGCCTTGCGCCAGCCGGCGGGGCCCTACGTGGTGCTCACCTACGTACCCCTGGAAAAGCGCTACGGCATCAGCAACCGGTACCTGCGCGAAGGATCCGACAAGGCCCTGTTCAAGGGGCTGAACGTGCGTATTATGCCCAACATGCCCGGCTCCCGGCTGCCGTGGCTGCGCTCGGAGGAAGGCAAATACTTGTTTTCGGTGGAAAGCCTGCAGCCCAATCCGATTACGGGCAAATACCTGCTGCTGGCGTTTCTGCTGCTGGGTACGGGCCTCTACGTGGTGGGCTGGCTGTTGCAGGCCCGGCGGCTGTTGCGGCGCGGCAACATCCTGGCGGGGGCGGCCAGCGTGGTCGTACCGCTGGCCGTGTACCGGGCCGCGCTGCTGTACCTGGGGCTGCCGTTTTCGGTGGTCGAGCTGCCTCTGTTTGATCCGCGGGTGTACGCCGCCTCCTGGTTGTCGCCCTCGCTCGGCGACTTGCTCATCAACGCGTTTCTGCTGCTGCTGACGGCCTACTACGTGCTGCTGCTGTTCCGGCGCTACGGCGTGGTGCGGCAGGTGCGGCACGTGGAAGGGCTGGGCGCGCGGGCAGCTGTGGGCACGGTCGTGGTATTTGCGTTTCTGGGGTTGCTGGAACTGCTGTTTCATTTCTACTCCAACAGTTTCAACAACTCCCAGCTGGTCCTGGACATCACCCAGAACATCCAGGTGTCGGGGTTTAAGCTTTTGCTGTGCTTTGCCATCGTGCTGCACACGGGCAGCTACCTGGTCGGGTTTTATATTCTGTCCCAGTCCTTTATTGCCATCGGGCGGCCCAGCTCCAAGCGGCTGGGCGCCTCGATGCTGGCCCTGGCGACGCTGGTGATTCTGCCGGCGGGCGTGGTGCTGGGCGAGGCGCAGGCCATTCTGCTGGGGCTCACGCTGCTGTTTTTTCTGGTGGTGCGCCTTACCGGACTCAAGCAGATTGCCTCCATCATGCCCTACCAGGTGTATCTGTTCATCTTCCTGATGCTGGGTATCAGCTCGGCAGTGGGGGCGTTGGCGTTGTATGAGCACTTCGACCGGCAGCTGGTGCTTACCAAGCAGAAGATAGCCGGCAACCTGCTCGTCGATAACGATTTGCAGGGTGAATACCTGCTGGCCGAGCGCAGCCGCGAACTGGCCGCCGACCCGCTGATTCGCTCGATGCTGGCCAGCCCGTTTGCCAACCAGGACGTGGTGCGCCAGAAAATCGTGAAGTACTATCTGCGCGACTATTTCGACAAGTACGAAGTCACGGTGACGCTCTTCGACCCGGCCGGCAAGCCCATTCAGGAGGCGAAGAAAAAGCCCGGCCTGGCGGCCACGCGCCAACAGCTGCTGCGCGCCGCCCTGCCCACCGACCAGCCCAACCTCTACCTGATCCGCAACCCCAGCTCGTTCAGCACCCGGCGCTACGTGTCGTTTGTGGGCGTGCCCAGTCCGCGCGGGGGCGTGAGTACGGTGCTGCTGGAGCTGTCGTTGAAGAAGCTCACGGCCAACAGCGTGGTGCCCGAGCTGCTGGTCGACCAGAAGTTTTTCCAGCCCAGCCTGGGCCCCGAGCTTAGCTACGCCGGCTTCGAGCACAGCCGGCTGGTGTACAACGAAGGCGACTTCGACTACGCCAACCGCCTCTCGTTGCAGCAGCTCCAAGACCCGCGCCTCTACACCACGGGCCTGTCGGTCGATGGGTTTCACCACTTTGCCGTGCGCGGCCCCCAGAACCGCACGGCAGTCGTTACCACGGCCACCTACTCCTTTGCCGACTGGCTGGCCAACTTCTCTTTCCTGTTTCTGCTGCACACCTTTTTCTGGCTGGTGGCCATCGGCATCTACATGCTGGCCCGGGGACGGTACTTCGAGGCGTTCCGGACCAACTTCAGCACCAAGATTCAGCTGTTTCTCAACTTCGGTATCTTGGTGCCGCTTATCGTGGTCAGCATTGCCACGGCCAGCCAGGTGACGAGCTCCTACAAGCGCGACCTGCTGCGCACCTACGAGCGGCGGGGTAAGGCGGTGCAGGAAAACCTGCTGAAAAACCGGGCCGTGCTGGCCGACTCTTCCAGCCGGGCGGCCCTCGTCGACCTGGCCGACAACGTGTCGGGTCTCACCGAAACCGACCTGAACCTCTACGATGCCCAGGGCGAGCTGCTGGTGAGCAGTCAGCCCCTCATCTTCGAATCGGGGCTGCTGAGCCCGCTGATGAACCCCCAGGCCGCCGCCGCCCTGGCCGAGCAGGCCCAGCCCCGGGTGCTGCTCACCGAGCGGGCCGGCACCCTGTCGTTCAACTCGCTGTATCTGCCCCTGCGCACTACGGTGGGGCCGGAGCGGGCCAACGTGGTGGTGGGCTACGTGGGCATTCCGTTCTTCGACTCCGAGAAAGAACTGGATAACAAGCTGATTGAGCTGATTTCGACCATTCTGAACATCTTCACCGTGATGTTCATCCTGTTTCTGATTCTGACCTTCATTGCCTCTCGCCTGCTGACTTCGCCCCTGAAGGTGCTGACCGAAAAGCTGAAGCACACCACCCTCACCGGGCAGAACGAAATGCTGGCCTACGAGTCGTCGGATGAAATCGGGCTGCTGGTGCGCGAGTACAACGCCATGCTGCTGAAGCTGGAGGAAAGCAAGCAGGAACTGGCCACCCAGGAAAAAGAGGCCGCCTGGCGCGAAATGGCCCGGCAGGTAGCCCACGAAATCAAGAACCCGCTGACGCCGATGAAGCTGAGCCTGCAGTTTCTGCAGAAGGCCATTGCCGAAAAGCGCCCCAACGCCGAGGAGCTTATCGGCAAGATTTCCCAGACCCTGATAACCCAGGTCGACGTGCTCAGCGACATTGCCACTTCGTTCAGCAACTTCACCAACCTGCCCGCCATGCGGCCTGAGCGCCTCGACGTGGCCTCCATCCTGCGCCGCTGCGTGGGTTTGCACCAGGGTGGGGCCCGGGGTGGCAGCATCGAGCTGGAGCTGCCGCAAGAAGCGGAGGAGGGCCGCTACGTGGTGTTTGCCGACGAAAACCTGCTGGTGCGCACTTTCAACAACCTGCTGATAAACGCCCTGCAAGCCGTGCCCGACAGCCGCCGGCCCCTGATTACCGCCTCCATCGAGCCCGTGCCCGACTCGGACCGGGTGCGGGTCTGCATTCAGGACAACGGCGCGGGCATTCCGGAAACCGTGCGCGACAAGGTGTTCGTGCCCAACTTCACGACCAAGGAATCCGGCTCGGGCATCGGGCTGGCGGTGGCCCGGCGCGGCATTGAAAGCGCGGGCGGGCGAATCTGGTTTGAAACCGAGGAAGGCGCAGGAACCACGTTTTGCATTGAGCTGCCGCTGGCCCCGGCTTAGGTGGCAGTTGCTCGTTGTCAGTTGGTAGGTTGGTCTGCTCACCTTCGCACTAACAACGAGCAACGAACAACTGACAACTAAAAACTAAACCAAGGGCTTTGCGCGTTGTGGAGCCACCCGAGTTGCCTTGCGCATCCTAACCCGTTTTCAGCCCCGAATGATCAGCAGCCATACGCTTCGAATCCTGCGCATTGGCTTACTGCTGCTCGGAGGGGTGCTGGCAACCTTCGCGGCCCGGGCGCAGCAGCAGCAGCAGGGTGTGCCCTCGTCGCGGCGCTGCCGCTGGGTGCCGCTCACGCCGGGCCGCGACACCACCCGGTTTGCGCTGGATGATTCCCTGACCGTGGTGCCGTCGTCGGTGAGCGTGCTGGGCCGCTCGGTGGCCTACGACCCGCGCACCGGGCAGTACCAGCTGGTGCAACCCGCCCCGGCCCCGGATTCGGCGGACAATCTGCGGCCCGACTCGGTGCTGGTGTGCTACCGGGTGCTGCCGATGGCCCTGGCCGCGCCCCGGTTTCGGCGGCCCCGCGGGCTGATGGACAGCGTGAGCTTCGGGCGGCGCACGTTCGGCTACCAGGATTTCTCGGTCAAGGAGCAGATTCTCAGCACGCCGGGCATCAGCAAAACCGGCAACCTGTCGCGGGGCGTGTCGTTTGGCAACACCCAGAACGTGTTTGTCAACTCCTCGCTCAACCTGCAGCTCGACGGCAAGCTCACCGACGACATTACCCTGACGGCGGCCATCAGCGACCAGAACGTGCCGTTTCAGCCCGAGGGCAACACCCAGCAGCTCCAGGAATTTGACCGGCTCTACATCACCCTGACCCACCCGCGCTGGAACCTGACGGCCGGCGACGTGGTGCTGCGCAACCGGCCCGACTACTTTCTGCGCTTCTACAAAAACGTGCAGGGCGCGGCCGTGGAGGCCTCCATCGGCACCAAGCCGGGCCGCCGCAGTACCACCACCGTGGCGGCGGGCGTGGCCAAGGGCAAGTTTGCCTCAATTGACATTGCTCCCATCGAAAACGTGCAGGGTCCGTACCGCCTGCGCGGGCCCAACGGCGAGCAGTTCATCATCGTGCTGGCCAACTCCGAGCGGGTGTACCTGGACGGCCGCCTGCTGACCCGGGGCTTCGACTTCGACTACGTTATCGACTACAACCAGGCCGAAGTCACGTTTTCGCCCCAGCACCTGATTACCCGCAACTCCCGCATCAAGATTGACTTCGAGTATTCCGACTTCAACTACGCCCGCTCGCTCTACCACCTGAGCCACTACCAGGAGCTGGGCAAGCTGAGCGTGCACGCCAACTACTACCGCGAGGCCGACAACCCCGACAACTCGCCCAACCTCACGCTCAAAGACTCGGACCGGGCCATTCTGCGCGGCGTCAGCGAAAACGTGAGCCAGGTGAGCACGCCCGGCGCCGACTCGGTGCAGTACGACCGGCGACAGGTGCAGTACAACCGCTCGGTTATCATCGACCCCAACACGGCGCAGCGCACGGCCGTGTTTACCTACCCGCCCGATTCGACCAAGGGCGTGTACACAGTGCGGTTTACGGACAAGGGCGCGGGCGGCGGCAACTACAACCTCAGCTCACGCTTCACCAACGCCAACGGGCGCGTGTACGAGTACGTGGGGGAGGGCCGGGGCCGCTACCTGGCCGAACGGCTGCTGCCCACGCCCCTGGAAAAGCAGATGGTGTCGATGGGCGCCAGCTACCGCCTCGACTCGACCACCACGGTATTCGTGGACGTGGCTTCCACCAGCCTCGATTTGAACCGCTTCTCGCCTGAAACCGACCAGGGCCAGGCCATGCGCGTGGGCTACACCGTGCTCGACCGGAAGCTGGATTTGCCGGTGCTCAAAGCCTACAAGTTTCGCAGCGCCCTCGACTACGAGTACACCAGCCACCGCTTCGCGCCCATCGACCGGTACCGCGACATCGAGTTTGACCGCAACTGGAGCACCACCAGCACCGTGCAGGGCAACGCCACCCGGCGCGTGGCGCGCGAAGACAACGTGCTGAACTTCTCGGTGGGCGCGGTGAAGGATGCCAATAACAGCATCAACTACCGCGTGACGCGCCGCTACCGGGCCGGGGAGGTAAATGGGATTCAGAACTGGCTGGACGTGGCCCAGAAGCTCGGCGACGTGGAAATGCGGGCCGGCTTGTTTCTGCTCAACACCGACGCCGGCCGGTTCCGCTCGACGTGGGCGCGGGGCGAGGCCACGGCCCGCTACAACCGCGGCCTGATGGTGCCCGGCTACGCCTACCGCTTCGACAAAAACCGCGTGGCCCTGCCCAGCGGCGACTCTTTGCGCTCGGCCAACTACTTCGACGAGCACAACGTGTTTGTGCAAAGCCAGGACAGCGCCAAGGCCCGCTTCCGCCTCGACTACACCTACCGCCGCGACCAGACGCCCTTGAACAACGAGCTGCGCACCCGCGGGCAGGCCCAGACCTGGCAGGGCACCTTCAGCAGCCGCCTGGGCCAGAACCAGGACCTGAACCTGCTGGCTACCTACCGCGACCTGACGGCCCGCGACAGTGCCCGCCAGAGCACCGTGCTGGGCAAAGTCGATTGGAATGCCTCGTTTCTGCAAAGCGTGGTGCGCTCGGAGCTGAGCTACAGCGTGGCCACCGGCCGGGAACTGCGCCGCGACTATTCGTTTCTCTCCGTTATTGCCGGGCAAGGCACCCACTATTACCAGGACACCAACGGCGACGGAATTCAGCAGAAGGACGAGTTTTTTGAGGCCCAGACCCCCGACGCGCAGTACCGCACTTACATCAAGGTGTTTTTGCCCACCGACGACTACATCATTGCCTTCACCAACCGCTTCAGCTACCGCCTCACGCTGAACGCGCCCCGGCAGTGGCGCGACCTGAAAGGCGTCCGGAACCTGCTCACGCGCTTTTCCACCGTCAGCAGCGTCACGCTCGATAGGCGCACGGTGGATAAGAACCTGGTTTCCCGCCTCAACCCGTTTGCTTTCCAGACCGAGGACACGTTGCTGCTTTCTTTGAACAAGCTGCTGCGCAACACGGTCTATTTCAACCGCTCCAACCCGATTTTTGGGGCCGAGTTTACCGTGCAGCAAACCCAGCAGAAAGTGCTGCTCACCCAGGGCTTCGACGTGCGCAACCTGGCCAGCCAGTCGGTGCTGGTGCGGCGCACCCTGGCCCAGATGTTCACGGGCCGCCTGACGACCACGCGCAGCATCCGGGAAAGTATTTCCGACTACTCGGCGGCCCGCAACTTCCGGCTGTTGGTGTACGAAGTCACGCCCGAAATCAGCTACCAGCCTAACACCACGCTGCGCTTCACGGGCACCTACCAGCGCGTCAGCAAGCAGAACACCGCCGGCCCCGACCAGGACGTGCGCGGCACGTTCGACGAGCTGGGCCTCGAAACCCGCATCAGTCAGGTGAGCAAGCGCACGGTGAGCGGCACGGCCCGCTACGTGAAGGTGGGCTTCGACGACGACCAGACCTCGTTGGTGGGCCTGGAAATCCTGAATGCCCTGCGCCCCGGCAGCAACTTCACCTGGAATCTGAACGTGGAGCAGCGCCTCAGCAACGGCCTGAACGTGACCCTGGCCTACGACGGCCGCAAGCCCAACGGCCTGGCCCCGATTCACACCGGCCGCATGCAGGTGTCGGTGCTGTTTTAGGGGATTTCATAGCCTGCTGCTCTTGTCTGTCATCCTGAATGAAGCAAAGCGGAACGAAGGACCTTTCTCACCTGAGTGACAAGCATTCTTCAACGTACAAAAGCCCTTTGCCGTGCCGATGGTAAAGGGCTTTTGTACGTTGGCAAAAACTGCCGTGCGGTAGGCGAGGAAGGCCCTTCGCAAGCTTAGGATGACAGAATAAGCAACAGCCGATTCCTACAGCGAAATGAGCTTGCGCAGGTGGCCGACGACGGCCAGCTCGGCCTGCCCGGCGGGAGCTTTGGCCGCGTCGAGCTGCTTGAGGGCGGCGGCCTGCCAGGCAGCGGAAGGCGCGGTGCCTTTTTCCAGCATCTGCAGGCGCTCCAAACCCAGCGCCGAAATCAGGCGCAGCTGGGTGGAAAGCGGGGCGTACTCCCACAGGTTGGCGCCCTGCACCAGCAGGGGCTGCAGGCGCTGGTCGTTGGTTTGCCAGGTGCGCAGCTGGGCGTTGAGAAACGACAGCAACGACTTCGAACTGGCGCCCTTAAACCGCTCCGTGGCCGGGGCCATTTTCAGATATTCCGCCAACCCATCCACGGCCACGCCAAACTGCCGGGCCGCTTCCGACTCGGCTGGCGCGGCATCGACCAGGCGGGTGAGGGGCGTGCTGGGCGTGTAGGTGAAGCCCTGGAAGTGGCGCTTGTATTCCTTCACGGGCTCCAGCACG
This window contains:
- a CDS encoding sensor histidine kinase; this translates as MKSSRFSPLVLLLAACICFVGAYLSNRFGARASGVLVHTDVVRLQNLVEGAEHTAQREANEVARRLQSGELNFGTLVGHTTYPCFVFRGEKLLYWSDHTTRPEPENAAQSFREKLVEMRFGYYLALRQPAGPYVVLTYVPLEKRYGISNRYLREGSDKALFKGLNVRIMPNMPGSRLPWLRSEEGKYLFSVESLQPNPITGKYLLLAFLLLGTGLYVVGWLLQARRLLRRGNILAGAASVVVPLAVYRAALLYLGLPFSVVELPLFDPRVYAASWLSPSLGDLLINAFLLLLTAYYVLLLFRRYGVVRQVRHVEGLGARAAVGTVVVFAFLGLLELLFHFYSNSFNNSQLVLDITQNIQVSGFKLLLCFAIVLHTGSYLVGFYILSQSFIAIGRPSSKRLGASMLALATLVILPAGVVLGEAQAILLGLTLLFFLVVRLTGLKQIASIMPYQVYLFIFLMLGISSAVGALALYEHFDRQLVLTKQKIAGNLLVDNDLQGEYLLAERSRELAADPLIRSMLASPFANQDVVRQKIVKYYLRDYFDKYEVTVTLFDPAGKPIQEAKKKPGLAATRQQLLRAALPTDQPNLYLIRNPSSFSTRRYVSFVGVPSPRGGVSTVLLELSLKKLTANSVVPELLVDQKFFQPSLGPELSYAGFEHSRLVYNEGDFDYANRLSLQQLQDPRLYTTGLSVDGFHHFAVRGPQNRTAVVTTATYSFADWLANFSFLFLLHTFFWLVAIGIYMLARGRYFEAFRTNFSTKIQLFLNFGILVPLIVVSIATASQVTSSYKRDLLRTYERRGKAVQENLLKNRAVLADSSSRAALVDLADNVSGLTETDLNLYDAQGELLVSSQPLIFESGLLSPLMNPQAAAALAEQAQPRVLLTERAGTLSFNSLYLPLRTTVGPERANVVVGYVGIPFFDSEKELDNKLIELISTILNIFTVMFILFLILTFIASRLLTSPLKVLTEKLKHTTLTGQNEMLAYESSDEIGLLVREYNAMLLKLEESKQELATQEKEAAWREMARQVAHEIKNPLTPMKLSLQFLQKAIAEKRPNAEELIGKISQTLITQVDVLSDIATSFSNFTNLPAMRPERLDVASILRRCVGLHQGGARGGSIELELPQEAEEGRYVVFADENLLVRTFNNLLINALQAVPDSRRPLITASIEPVPDSDRVRVCIQDNGAGIPETVRDKVFVPNFTTKESGSGIGLAVARRGIESAGGRIWFETEEGAGTTFCIELPLAPA
- a CDS encoding cytochrome c oxidase subunit 3 encodes the protein MSTTSTTQTLHNNASIERPRSGTWDGGNEPFKASYGKLMMWFFLLSDAFTFAAFLTTYGLMRHRHLAYAGDHKDFVFSTAYWPIPDKVFNSFPGLHGYDLPLAFVALMTMILIFSSVTMVLAVEAGHRMDKADVQKWLLWTLLFGATFVSCQAWEWSHFISGTDAGTKMLDGTIFHGANLQMNEYGPVLFADLFFFITGFHGTHVFSGLVLLTWAFIATTNGTFEKRGHYEMVEKIGLYWHFVDLVWVFVFTFFYLV
- a CDS encoding cytochrome C oxidase subunit IV family protein — encoded protein: MAHHATDHTQPTGEIPRPVTGWIWKTFFVLVGVTALEFAVTFIMDPSTFRNSILIVLTIFKAFFIVAEFMHLKHETKGLIWSILVPMALLIWLMVALITEGSAIGEAIYNAFK
- a CDS encoding DUF420 domain-containing protein translates to MIILGVAIPVVVAILHFFSKSFHIAGAQVKFLPAVNAVLNSLTAVCLLLGYYFIRQKQVLRHRAMMGTAFLLGALFLVSYVMYHSQVESTKFGGEGLIRGVYYFILLSHILLAAVTVGLVLFTLYFALTEQFAKHRRIARWTFPIWLYVSVTGVIVYFMISPYYT
- a CDS encoding SCO family protein, coding for MRPKQTLVLGLILLLPVLAFLFLKTFGTNRFALPTYLPDRVDSTQVGGEWQRDTVFHTLRDFRLPSQSGRVVSQQDLKGGLYVASFFFATCPGACPKVNSQLMRVQEKFRKEPRVKLVSFTVDPEHDSVAVLARYAERYGAIAGKWFFLTGNKAELYRLATEEFRLPAPAGAAPGIVHSQNLYLVDRNHQVRGIYDGTKPREVERLITEISVLLYTYDHDKSGH
- a CDS encoding DUF983 domain-containing protein, which translates into the protein MFKYSALNLTKFDDMYEACPDCGQHYEPEVGFYWGAMYVSYGFSVGIVVLVGVLLYYLAHDPPVWVYVSTVAAAVLLLTPLLFRYARAVMLYFFGGVHYKPPR